The following proteins are encoded in a genomic region of Triticum dicoccoides isolate Atlit2015 ecotype Zavitan chromosome 1B, WEW_v2.0, whole genome shotgun sequence:
- the LOC119334901 gene encoding CBS domain-containing protein CBSX5-like: MAVSLLANDVSDLCIGKPAVRSLPLSAAAGDLAATVRKGPRAAAAACIAVGPARGAVVGRAGLADVLCLLCSSPDALARPAAALDRPVSALLPKDGAGEVRRVDPRSSVLEALDEILSGAQVLAVPLRSGGRKKQLGGVAGVTGDFCWLTQEDLVRYFLNSISLFYHVAARSVSSLGLVRPDFLSVRPDEAALSAVPLIRRAIAAENAVAVVSADGHLVGEISTAHLAACDETAAAAIATLSAADLMAYIDYFGSPPEHILRAIKTGLKAKGLDAMLELMEDETMTSFSLSSSSSDDDTGRPHLRRPSSGSFGRRSTEEPVVCSPASSLVAVMVQALAHRVSYLWVLDEEDDCRLAGIVTFADILRVFREQLQ; encoded by the exons ATGGCAGTGAGCCTCCTGGCCAATGACGTGTCGGACCTCTGCATCGGCAAGCCGGCCGTGAGGTCGCTCCCGCTCTCCGCggccgccggcgacctcgccgccACGGTCCGCAAggggccccgcgccgccgccgccgcctgcatcGCCGTCGGCCCGGCGCGCGGCGCCGTGGTGGGACGCGCCGGCCTCGCCGACGTCCTCTGCCTCCTCTGCTCCTCCCCCGACGCGctcgcgcgccccgccgccgcgctcGACCGGCCCGTCTCCGCGCTCCTGCCCAAGGACGGCGCCGGCGAGGTCCGCCGCGTAGATCCCCGTTCCAG TGTCTTGGAAGCTCTTGATGAGATCTTGAGCGGCGCGCAGGTGCTCGCCGTCCCGCTGCGCTCGGGCGGCCGCAAGAAGCAGCTGGGCGGCGTCGCTGGCGTGACCGGCGACTTCTGCTGGCTCACGCAGGAGGACCTCGTCCGCTACTTCCTCAACTCCATTTCTCTCTTCTACCATGTCGCCGCCCGCTCCGTCTCCTCCCTCGGCCTCGTGCGCCCCGACTTCCTGTCGGTGCGGCCCGACGAGGCAGCCTTGTCCGCCGTCCCCCTCATCCGCCGGGCCATCGCCGCGGAGAACGCGGTCGCCGTGGTCAGCGCCGACGGCCACCTCGTCGGCGAGATCTCCACGGCGCACCTCGCTGCCTGCGACGAGACGGCAGCCGCGGCCATCGCCACGCTCTCGGCGGCCGACCTCATGGCATACATCGACTACTTCGGCTCGCCGCCGGAGCACATCCTGCGCGCCATCAAGACCGGGCTCAAGGCCAAGGGCCTTGACGCCATGCTTGAGCTGATGGAGGATGAGACGATGACGTCGTTCTCcctctcttcctcgtcgtcagacGACGACACCGGCCGGCCGCACCTGAGGCGCCCGTCGTCGGGGAGCTTTGGGCGCCGGTCGACCGAGGAGCCCGTGGTGTGCAGCCCCGCGAGCTCGCTGGTGGCCGTCATGGTGCAGGCCCTCGCCCACCGCGTGAGCTACCTGTGGGTTCTCGACGAGGAGGACGACTGTCGTCTCGCCGGGATCGTCACGTTCGCCGACATCCTGAGGGTGTTCCGTGAGCAGCTGCAGTGA